In one Oncorhynchus masou masou isolate Uvic2021 chromosome 23, UVic_Omas_1.1, whole genome shotgun sequence genomic region, the following are encoded:
- the LOC135511064 gene encoding zinc finger protein Pegasus-like — MGEEKPETLDFVKDFQEYLSQQTQHVNMISGSVSGVKEVDELPADCSRNGLDHPSADMSLDDGSGMLVDGFERTYDGKLKCRYCNYATRGTARLIEHIRIHTGEKPHRCHLCPFASAYLRHLEAHMRSHTGEKPYKCELCSFRCSDRSNLSHHRRRRHKLLPMKGARSSLSHKKILSVLQKKTSLGYGRRLLINFSPPSMVVHKAEHLDDYSHELPHLRQETYDNQGAGGDGSSMDDHHNHHHNLVMENPLNQLSTLAGQLASLPSEAEDQTQQPSMSPGAESCVDEKPFLIQQPHPATAPAAVSASTAHASSSSITPEPRPPPHSNCSPGADPRSEHSGRTSTPSITNSQPSTPAPGLPSLHQDPQMLHHCQHCDIYFPDNILYTIHMGCHGYENPFQCNICGHRCRSKYDFACHFARGQHKQ, encoded by the exons ATGGGCGAGGAAAAGCCAGAGACGTTGGACTTCGTCAAAGACTTCCAAGAGTATCTCAGTCAGCAGACTCAACATGTGAACATGATCTCAGGCTCTGTCAGTGGCGTCAAAGAGGTGGACGAGTTGCCAGCAG ACTGCAGTCGGAATGGGCTGGACCACCCCTCAGCAGATATGTCCCTTGACGACGGCTCAGGGATGCTGGTGGATGGCTTCGAGAGAACATATGATGGCAAACTCAAGTGCCGTTACTGTAACTATGCCACCAGAGGCACAGCACGATTAATTGAGCACATCCGCATTCACACAG GAGAGAAACCCCACAGATGCCACCTGTGCCCCTTCGCCTCTGCCTATTTGCGCCATCTAGAGGCCCACATGCGCtcccacacaggagagaagccttacaagTGTGAGCTGTGCTCCTTCCGCTGCAGTGACCGTAGCAACCTGTCACACCACCGCCGCCGCCGGCACAAGCTCTTACCAATGAAGGgtgctcgctcctctctctcccacaagaAGATTCTGAGCGTCTTGCAGAAGAAGACCAGCCTGGGGTACGGTCGCCGGCTCCTCATCAACTTCAGCCCCCCCTCCATGGTGGTGCACAAGGCCGAGCACCTGGATGACTACTCCCACGAGCTGCCCCACCTGCGCCAGGAGACCTACGACAACCAGGGCGCTGGTGGAGATGGTAGCTCAATGGACGACCACCACAATCATCACCACAACCTGGTCATGGAAAACCCCCTCAACCAACTCTCGACCCTGGCCGGCCAGCTGGCCAGCCTGCCCTCGGAGGCTGAGGACCAGACCCAGCAGCCTTCCATGTCTCCAGGTGCAGAGTCCTGTGTGGACGAGAAGCCCTTCCTCATCCAGCAGCCTCACCCAGCCACTGCTCCTGCTGCTGTGTCAGCCAGCACTGCCcacgcctcttcctcctccatcacccctGAGCCCAGGCCCCCACCACACAGCAACTGCAGCCCCGGGGCAGATCCCCGCAGTGAGCATAGTGGGCGCACCAGTACCCCCAGCATCACCAACAGCCAGCCCAGCACACCAGCCCCGGGCCTGCCCTCTCTGCATCAAGATCCCCAGATGCTGCACCACTGCCAGCACTGTGACATCTACTTTCCTGATAACATCCTGTACACCATCCACATGGGCTGCCACGGCTATGAGAATCCCTTCCAGTGCAACATCTGTGGCCATAGGTGCAGGAGCAAGTACGACTTTGCCTGCCATTTTGCCAGAGGGCAGCATAAGCAGTGA
- the LOC135510035 gene encoding transmembrane protease serine 9-like isoform X2: MSVKKLVCLLTVASLLIQVCGTTSFNNKIVGGEDAPAGSWPWQASVHQFGGHVCGGSLINKEWVMSAAHCFSGSSPNDWNIILGRQNQEGSNPNEVSRTVAQIVLHPVYDSDTNDNDIALLRLTSPVNFTNYIRPVCLAASDSFYHNGTDSWVTGWGKINEGKFLPSPQALQEVEVPVLGNRQCNCLNSVGSVTDNMLCAGVLTGGKDSCQGDSGGPMVAKQNSVWIQSGVVSWGFGCARPNLPGVYTRVSRYQPWINSKITTDKPGFVQFTSSGVDTDSSYTCPGLPPPATTVPTKQQLITTTTKAPDIAVISTAEGRVCGRAPMSPFLGGNSYYVAEGTWPWMVNLHRNGIHICSGTLITEEFVLSAAQCFPGSHLNPDEWTVFLGERKQKGSDVFEATLGIVNITLTNLTGTNIALLQLDNFVNFSSYLQPICVDLSNDVSFPPGTQCWVTGWGNQDKGRVNGTTGTGLWGQQANVMSCGNISSTENICTAAINLEQGDVGGPLVCKSGLAWFQAGVLTMNKDENDTNLRATNMHIFSKISRFASFFNKMISDFPTPPTTTVPNNKGNAVPSSLSLSLLFYFFLPILAMVLLSGW; this comes from the exons ATGTCTGTGAAGAAATTGGTATGTTTATTGACGGTGGCAAGTCTCCTAATTCAAG TGTGTGGGACCACTTCATTCAACAACAAAATAGTGGGGGGTGAGGATGCCCCTGCAGGAAGTTGGCCCTGGCAGGCTAGCGTACACCAATTTGGTGGCCATGTTTGTGGCGGGTCCCTCATCAACAAGGAGTGGGTGATGTCTGCAGCCCACTGCTTTTCTGG CTCAAGCCCAAATGATTGGAACATCATCTTAGGTCGACAGAACCAGGAGGGCAGTAACCCCAACGAAGTGTCCAGAACTGTTGCTCAGATCGTCTTACATCCAGTTTACGACAGTGACACCAATGACAACGACATTGCTCTGCTCAGACTCACCTCACCAGTCAACTTCACAAACTATATCAGACCCGTCTGTCTGGCAGCAAGTGACAGTTTTTACCACAATGGAACTGATAGCTGGGTCACTGGCTGGGGCAAAATCAACGAAGGAA aattcctcccctcccctcaggcTCTGCAGGAAGTGGAGGTTCCAGTTCTGGGTAATAGACAGTGTAACTGCCTCAATAGTGTCGGCTCAGTCACAGACAACATGCTTTGTGCTGGTGTACTGACAGGGGGCAAGGACTCATGTCAG GGTGACTCTGGAGGTCCAATGGTGGCCAAACAGAACTCTGTCTGGATCCAGTCTGGGGTTGTGAGCTGGGGTTTTGGCTGCGCTCGGCCCAATCTCCCTGGGGTGTACACCAGAGTGTCTCGCTACCAGCCTTGGATCAACTCCAAGATCACTACCGATAAGCCAGGCTTTGTCCAGTTTACCTCCAGTGGGGTAGATACTGACAGCAGTTACACATGTCCTGGCCTACCACCTCCTGCTACAACTGTACCAACTAAAcaacaactaataacaacaacaactaaAGCACCAGATATCGCTGTCATTTCAACTGCAGAAG GGCGTGTATGTGGCCGTGCTCCTATGAGTCCCTTTCTAGGGGGCAACAGTTATTATGTTGCGGAGGGAACTTGGCCCTGGATGGTCAATCTACACAGAAATGGGATCCATATTTGCAGCGGCACACTTATTACAGAGGAATTTGTCCTTAGTGCTGCCCAATGCTTCCCTGG TTCACATCTAAATCCCGACGAGTGGACTGTGTTTCTGGGAGAGCGCAAGCAGAAAGGATCTGATGTCTTTGAGGCTACATTGGGCATTGTGAACATCACTCTGACCAACCTAACTGGGACCAACATTGCGCTGCTGCAGCTGGATAACTTTGTGAACTTCAGCAGCTACCTTCAGCCTATATGTGTAGACCTGAGCAATGATGTAAGTTTCCCACCTGGGACTCAGTGCTGGGTGACAGGCTGGGGAAACCAGGACAAAGGCAGGG TGAACGGCACCACTGGGACGGGTCTATGGGGGCAGCAGGCTAATGTGATGAGCTGTGGCAACATCTCCTCCACTGAGAACATCTGCACTGCAGCGATAAACCTGGAACAG GGAGATGTAGGTGGTCCCCTGGTGTGTAAGTCTGGGTTGGCATGGTTCCAGGCTGGAGTGCTAACAATGAATAAGGATGAAAATGATACCAATTTGCGAGCGACCAATATGCATATTTTTTCCAAAATCTCCAGATTCGCGTCCTTTTTTAATAAGATGATCAGTGACTTCCCCACCCCGCCAACAACCACTGTCCCCAACAACAAAGGAAATGCAGtccccagctccctctctctttcactcttattttatttttttctccccaTTCTTGCCATGGTCTTGCTGTCAGGCTGGTAG
- the LOC135510035 gene encoding transmembrane protease serine 9-like isoform X1 — MSVKKLVCLLTVASLLIQESYCQLDVCGTTSFNNKIVGGEDAPAGSWPWQASVHQFGGHVCGGSLINKEWVMSAAHCFSGSSPNDWNIILGRQNQEGSNPNEVSRTVAQIVLHPVYDSDTNDNDIALLRLTSPVNFTNYIRPVCLAASDSFYHNGTDSWVTGWGKINEGKFLPSPQALQEVEVPVLGNRQCNCLNSVGSVTDNMLCAGVLTGGKDSCQGDSGGPMVAKQNSVWIQSGVVSWGFGCARPNLPGVYTRVSRYQPWINSKITTDKPGFVQFTSSGVDTDSSYTCPGLPPPATTVPTKQQLITTTTKAPDIAVISTAEGRVCGRAPMSPFLGGNSYYVAEGTWPWMVNLHRNGIHICSGTLITEEFVLSAAQCFPGSHLNPDEWTVFLGERKQKGSDVFEATLGIVNITLTNLTGTNIALLQLDNFVNFSSYLQPICVDLSNDVSFPPGTQCWVTGWGNQDKGRVNGTTGTGLWGQQANVMSCGNISSTENICTAAINLEQGDVGGPLVCKSGLAWFQAGVLTMNKDENDTNLRATNMHIFSKISRFASFFNKMISDFPTPPTTTVPNNKGNAVPSSLSLSLLFYFFLPILAMVLLSGW, encoded by the exons ATGTCTGTGAAGAAATTGGTATGTTTATTGACGGTGGCAAGTCTCCTAATTCAAG AATCGTATTGTCAACTTGATG TGTGTGGGACCACTTCATTCAACAACAAAATAGTGGGGGGTGAGGATGCCCCTGCAGGAAGTTGGCCCTGGCAGGCTAGCGTACACCAATTTGGTGGCCATGTTTGTGGCGGGTCCCTCATCAACAAGGAGTGGGTGATGTCTGCAGCCCACTGCTTTTCTGG CTCAAGCCCAAATGATTGGAACATCATCTTAGGTCGACAGAACCAGGAGGGCAGTAACCCCAACGAAGTGTCCAGAACTGTTGCTCAGATCGTCTTACATCCAGTTTACGACAGTGACACCAATGACAACGACATTGCTCTGCTCAGACTCACCTCACCAGTCAACTTCACAAACTATATCAGACCCGTCTGTCTGGCAGCAAGTGACAGTTTTTACCACAATGGAACTGATAGCTGGGTCACTGGCTGGGGCAAAATCAACGAAGGAA aattcctcccctcccctcaggcTCTGCAGGAAGTGGAGGTTCCAGTTCTGGGTAATAGACAGTGTAACTGCCTCAATAGTGTCGGCTCAGTCACAGACAACATGCTTTGTGCTGGTGTACTGACAGGGGGCAAGGACTCATGTCAG GGTGACTCTGGAGGTCCAATGGTGGCCAAACAGAACTCTGTCTGGATCCAGTCTGGGGTTGTGAGCTGGGGTTTTGGCTGCGCTCGGCCCAATCTCCCTGGGGTGTACACCAGAGTGTCTCGCTACCAGCCTTGGATCAACTCCAAGATCACTACCGATAAGCCAGGCTTTGTCCAGTTTACCTCCAGTGGGGTAGATACTGACAGCAGTTACACATGTCCTGGCCTACCACCTCCTGCTACAACTGTACCAACTAAAcaacaactaataacaacaacaactaaAGCACCAGATATCGCTGTCATTTCAACTGCAGAAG GGCGTGTATGTGGCCGTGCTCCTATGAGTCCCTTTCTAGGGGGCAACAGTTATTATGTTGCGGAGGGAACTTGGCCCTGGATGGTCAATCTACACAGAAATGGGATCCATATTTGCAGCGGCACACTTATTACAGAGGAATTTGTCCTTAGTGCTGCCCAATGCTTCCCTGG TTCACATCTAAATCCCGACGAGTGGACTGTGTTTCTGGGAGAGCGCAAGCAGAAAGGATCTGATGTCTTTGAGGCTACATTGGGCATTGTGAACATCACTCTGACCAACCTAACTGGGACCAACATTGCGCTGCTGCAGCTGGATAACTTTGTGAACTTCAGCAGCTACCTTCAGCCTATATGTGTAGACCTGAGCAATGATGTAAGTTTCCCACCTGGGACTCAGTGCTGGGTGACAGGCTGGGGAAACCAGGACAAAGGCAGGG TGAACGGCACCACTGGGACGGGTCTATGGGGGCAGCAGGCTAATGTGATGAGCTGTGGCAACATCTCCTCCACTGAGAACATCTGCACTGCAGCGATAAACCTGGAACAG GGAGATGTAGGTGGTCCCCTGGTGTGTAAGTCTGGGTTGGCATGGTTCCAGGCTGGAGTGCTAACAATGAATAAGGATGAAAATGATACCAATTTGCGAGCGACCAATATGCATATTTTTTCCAAAATCTCCAGATTCGCGTCCTTTTTTAATAAGATGATCAGTGACTTCCCCACCCCGCCAACAACCACTGTCCCCAACAACAAAGGAAATGCAGtccccagctccctctctctttcactcttattttatttttttctccccaTTCTTGCCATGGTCTTGCTGTCAGGCTGGTAG